A segment of the Atribacterota bacterium genome:
GCCTCAATCTTGGGTAAATCGAGCGGGATATTAATATTAAATCTCAGGTTTTTATCTTTTAGAGAAAGTGCAAAAATTTTATGCATATTAACTACTATCTCACCTAAATCCACCTTCTCAAGATGCACTTTGCCTTCTTTATCTTCTAACTCAGATAAAAAAAGAAGGTCATTAACCATATTAATAATTCTTTCTAAATTTCTTTTGATAATGGAGAGATATTTTTCTCTATCCCTGGCACTAGCACCTTTTAAGGTCTCCAGATACCCTTTAATAGAGGTAAGAGGTGTCCTTAATTCATGAGAAATATTGGTTACCAGTTCCTTTTTCAACTGCTCTAATTTTCTGGAGGTGGTTATATCATACAAAACCAGAACAGACTTACTCTTTTGGTCCAGATAAGTTCCCTTGCCCAGATAAATGTTTCCATTTAATTCAAACTCAGTGCTAAAATTCCTTTTCTTTTCTATTAATTCACTTACCTTTTGATTCAATTTATTTTCTCTCAATATCTCCCAAAAATACTTATCTTTACTATCATAAGAATAGGAGGAGAATATTTTATCAAAATGACTATTACTTAAAATAATCCTTCCTTCCTCATCTACCAGGGCGATGCCACTGGGAACGGAAGCGATGATACTACTTAATTCTTCTCTCTGTTGTGATAATCCTCGTATAATCTGGCTTAGCTTTACAGTCATCCTGTTAAATTGATTAATAAGTTCATTGATTTCTGGCTCTCTGGAAGGTAATAAAATTCTAGTTTCCAGATGGCCTTCTCCCACTTCCCGGAATCCCTGGATCAATTCCTTCATGGTTCTTTTGGTTTTATGATCAACTAGATAGGCAATCCCCATTGATAGCAAAATCATCAGAACACTAACAAGAACTATCATATTTCTTAGTCTGCTTAAAATAAAATTTAGTTCTTCTAAAAAGGTACTTAACCTGATAATTGCCTTAAGATTATTTTCAATAAAAACAGGAATCGCGACATAGAGCATATCCTCTTTTGTGGTGCTACTGTATCTTATCCTGTGTGCTATTTCCCCCTGTAAAGCTACTTTTACTTCTGGTCTGTTGAAGTGACTTTCCATCTCTGATAAATCCTTAAATGTTTCAGCTATTACTTTGCCATCAGTGAGGATAATTGATATCCTTGTCTCTGACTGGTTAAATATCTCTTTAATAAGATTTTCTAATTCTAGCCAGTTTTCCTGTTCGAAAAGAGGTTCTATAACTGTTTGTATAGTGGAGGAAAGATCGGTAAGTTCTTTAATTTTGCTGTTGATATATTGAGATTTGATAAACGAGGAAAGGGAAATTAAACATAATATTGAAAATAAAACAATAATAATAAGATAAACAAGTATATTTTTTAGCAAGCGCAACTTAATCATTGTTCTAATTTATAACCGATTCCCCTTATATTTTTAATCAAACATCTCTTAAAGCCTAATTTTTCTCGTAAATTTTTAATATGAACGTCAATAGTGCGCTCCAGAACAGCCTTTTCTTCACCCCAGAGATAATCCAGTATCTGTCCCCGGGTAAATACCCACCCCTGTTTATTAGCCAGTAAACTTAAAATCTTGAATTCAGTGGCAGTGAGAGGCACTTCCTTTTTATTGATAAATACTCTGTGCTTTTCTGTTTCAATAATAAAATCATCATCCATTATAATTCTATTCTCTCTTGATTTATTGGTTTGTCGTCTTAGTACTGCTTTTACTCTAGCTACCATCTCACCTGGAGAAAATGGTTTGGTGATATAATCATCAGCTCCTAGTTCTAAACCAAGAATTTTTTCAGTTTCCCCCATAAGAGCGGAAAGAATAATAATGGGTATATTGCTATATCTATCTTCTTTTTTTAGATATTTACATACCTCAAACCCGCTCTGATCCGAAAGCATAAGATCCAAGATAATTAAATCAGGTATTTTTTTATTCAACTGATGATAAAAAGTTGTTGCATCTAAAAATCCGTCTACCCAAAAATTAGATCTCTCTAGATGCAAAGCAATAAGATCAACAATATCCTGCTCATCATCAATAACATAAATAAGTGGCATCAAATTAATATATACCTTCCTATCCAAAAATCATTAATTATTCAAGGGGAATCCTTCCCCTTGAGAACCCCTGAAATACATCTTTTACTTAAGGTAGATAATTAATCTATATTTTAATTTATTTTATCCTGAGGTTCATATTATCAGGTGGTAATTGTCCTCAGTATATTCAAGGGGAAGGATTCCCCTTGAGAACCCCTTTTTCTCGTATATAGTATATTCAGTATATGGTAAATCGTATAACGTTGTAATGCGTGGTGCGTAATATACTATTATTATATAATAGTAAAATTATTTACATTTATTGTTTTAGGATTCTGAGGAATCATAAGCTTTGGTGTTAACTGTCCTCAGTTTATTCAAACAATTATTTTGAGAGAAAGTTCAATGTTTATTTACCTTATAAAGAAAATATTTTTGTTTACCAATTTATGATTACTTTTTTCTGATTATCCTTACTTTTAACCTTCTTTTCTACAAAAATTTTATCTCCAGTAAAAGGATTACGCTCTGTATAATACATAAGAGCAGAATATGTTGAGGGTGCCGGAATAAAAATCTGTACCTGCTCAGGTTTTATCTTTAGTTCCTGCTCAATATATTCTTTTAGATGTACCATATCCTTTTCTCTACAACCAGGATGAGCTGCCATAAAATAATAGGTAAGATATTGTTTAAGCCCTTCCTGATCATTAATCTGGTTAAATAATTTTTTAAATCTGCTTAACAGATTATTATTATCCTTGCCCATTAAGGTTAGAATTTTGGAATCGATGTGTTCAGGAGCAATCTTTAGTTGTCCGGAAAGATGATTAGTAATAAGTTCTCGGAGATAATGTTCACCATATTTCTGATCTGCTAATACCAGATCATAACGAATCCCGGATGCAATGAATGCCTTTTTTATTCCTTTTATTCTCCTGATTACTCTTAATAATTTGATTTGTGCCTTATGGTCAACTGATGAATTGACACAAAAAGAAGGGAATAAACAGCGTTTCTTTCCACAATAATCACCCCTTCTCTTTTGGGTACATTCCATACCATACATATTGGCAGTGGGACCACCTACATCCAGGATATATCCTTTAAAATCTTTCCGACAGGTTAATTTTGTGATTTCGTTGATAATAGACTTCTGACTTCTGGATTGGATATACTTTCCTTGATGTACAGTAATGGCACAAAAATTGCATTCTCCAAAGCATCCCCGATGAGAAGTAACTGAAAACTTTATTGTATCCAAAGCCCTTACTTTCCCCCACTTCCTATAATAAGGATGAACTTCTCTTTCATAATCAAATTCGTATACTTTATCTAGTTCTGTTGTTGTTAACGGATAAGAAGGGGGATTATGAATTAGATAACGGTTATCATATTTCTGAGAGAGGGTTTGGCCGGAAAAGGGATTTTGATTCTCATAAAAGAGATGGAACATTTCTATAAATTTTTTCCGGTCTTTTCTTACTTCGGAAAAAGAGGGTAAAATAATGCTGTTCTGGACTGGTGATTTTGAGATATAACAGATACCTCTTAGGTCATCAACTTGCTCCTGTCGTTTAAGCCGTTCCGCCAGCTGTAATACGCTCTTTTCA
Coding sequences within it:
- a CDS encoding ATP-binding protein — encoded protein: MRLLKNILVYLIIIVLFSILCLISLSSFIKSQYINSKIKELTDLSSTIQTVIEPLFEQENWLELENLIKEIFNQSETRISIILTDGKVIAETFKDLSEMESHFNRPEVKVALQGEIAHRIRYSSTTKEDMLYVAIPVFIENNLKAIIRLSTFLEELNFILSRLRNMIVLVSVLMILLSMGIAYLVDHKTKRTMKELIQGFREVGEGHLETRILLPSREPEINELINQFNRMTVKLSQIIRGLSQQREELSSIIASVPSGIALVDEEGRIILSNSHFDKIFSSYSYDSKDKYFWEILRENKLNQKVSELIEKKRNFSTEFELNGNIYLGKGTYLDQKSKSVLVLYDITTSRKLEQLKKELVTNISHELRTPLTSIKGYLETLKGASARDREKYLSIIKRNLERIINMVNDLLFLSELEDKEGKVHLEKVDLGEIVVNMHKIFALSLKDKNLRFNINIPLDLPKIEADQFKIEQMFINLIDNAIKFTDKGGITISLELITEQRIKIEVADTGIGLKKEELSRVFERFYVANRARSRKEGGTGLGLSIVKHIVLLHQGDIEIDSQPGLGTKVKVILPINPILS
- a CDS encoding response regulator transcription factor, with the protein product MPLIYVIDDEQDIVDLIALHLERSNFWVDGFLDATTFYHQLNKKIPDLIILDLMLSDQSGFEVCKYLKKEDRYSNIPIIILSALMGETEKILGLELGADDYITKPFSPGEMVARVKAVLRRQTNKSRENRIIMDDDFIIETEKHRVFINKKEVPLTATEFKILSLLANKQGWVFTRGQILDYLWGEEKAVLERTIDVHIKNLREKLGFKRCLIKNIRGIGYKLEQ